The DNA region tttttaagttattttgtgtCTGTTTGGatcttttttaataatggcTGAGAGGAAAGAATTAGGGTTTCAAAAGACTGTTGTAAGTTTGAAAGAGCAGTTAGCGAGAACCACTCTGAGGAACTTGAGAGCGCAGGGTCACACCTACGTCGAGCTGCGTGAGGACGGGAAGCGATTCGTGTTCTTCTGCACTCTGTGTCTCGCTCCTTGCTACAGTGACGCGATCTTGCTTGGACACTTGAACGGGAGCCTTCACAAGGAGAGGCTGTCGTGTGCTAAGATGACGCTTCTCCACGGTGAAAACCCGTGGCCTTTCAATGATGGTGTGCTCTTCTTCGAtacggaggaagaagaagaggaggaggagaaaagTTTGATCTCTGTTGGTGTTGAAGCTGAAGCTGGTCCTTTGCAGCTTTGCTGcagtgatgatgatggtgatagATTTGCTATTGTTGCTTATGATGAGAATAGAATGAGTCGAGACGATGATCAGCCTGCTGCTGCTGGGGATGATCTGTTGATATCTGGTTTGCTGATCAAGGAGAGAACTCTTGATGTGGAAGCGAAGTTTATTGGGTTTGGCCGGATAGCTGCTAGGTTGTTTGAGACGAAAGGACGGTCGACTTGGATTGATAAGTTATGGTGCGAGTGGTTAGGAAAAGACGGTCCTTCAGATGAGGAGAAGGCTGTTGTCCCGGAGCATGACTTTGCTGTTGTCACGTTCTCCTACTTCTACAATTTGGGTAGGCTTGGTTTGCTCGACCATCCGAGCCGTCTTCTCACATCAGAATCAGGTGAAGACAGTGGCAGGAAGAGAAAGAAGTCGTTCTCGGATCCGGAGGATACAAGCGAGTCTCTGTGTAGTCAGGATGACTCCTCTGAGGAGGTTTCTTCAAGAGCCTTACTAGCTGACTACGATGACCATCTCGTGAGCAGGAGAGTCATCAAGAACAGAACGGTGAGACGGGAGCTTAGGAAGCAGCAGAGGATATTTTCCGAAAGGATATGCGAAGTCTGTAAGCAAAAGATGCTTCCGGGGAAAGA from Raphanus sativus cultivar WK10039 chromosome 8, ASM80110v3, whole genome shotgun sequence includes:
- the LOC108822697 gene encoding uncharacterized protein LOC108822697: MAERKELGFQKTVVSLKEQLARTTLRNLRAQGHTYVELREDGKRFVFFCTLCLAPCYSDAILLGHLNGSLHKERLSCAKMTLLHGENPWPFNDGVLFFDTEEEEEEEEKSLISVGVEAEAGPLQLCCSDDDGDRFAIVAYDENRMSRDDDQPAAAGDDLLISGLLIKERTLDVEAKFIGFGRIAARLFETKGRSTWIDKLWCEWLGKDGPSDEEKAVVPEHDFAVVTFSYFYNLGRLGLLDHPSRLLTSESGEDSGRKRKKSFSDPEDTSESLCSQDDSSEEVSSRALLADYDDHLVSRRVIKNRTVRRELRKQQRIFSERICEVCKQKMLPGKDAAAILNTKTGKLVCGSRNLLGAFHLFHVSCVVHWFLFCESEILGNKMVSGKGKKRCAKKHQSGVKLNRLVSDVSWQIFSVFCPECQGTGINIEGDTIERDTFPLSQTWRFGVKVSEGRKAWVKNPEKLENCSTGFHFPQQNEESVKDQEERVQNMKLVRFYRVEL